A single genomic interval of Chiloscyllium punctatum isolate Juve2018m chromosome 35, sChiPun1.3, whole genome shotgun sequence harbors:
- the LOC140459817 gene encoding probable G-protein coupled receptor 139 gives MEPATIVQVERIYMPILAAVGVPVNLVAIVILSRRMCSLSKCIIRYLFGMAVADLLVVVMEVILRWMAAMYFRDSFLLITPVCCLTTTLSFAATVVSIWLTVAFTFDRFVAICCEKLKIKYCTEKTATVVITTVSTLSCLETLPWYFTQEARFMIGSVPWECRLKLSVVFSTSWTAFMMFHFVLTPILPFFLVFLLNILTVRRIVVTSRVRHGFQGCSIGENHKDREMEKRRRSIVLLFSISGTFIILLVARLVYNIYLRIANIAFYTSRSDPRYITERATVMLQLLSTCTNTFIYTVTQQEFRNELKNGIKYPFNHIVKLIKL, from the exons ATGGAACCTGCAACAATTGTTCAGGTGGAACGGATTTACATGCCGATTCTAGCAGCTGTTGGAGTCCCTG tTAACCTCGTTGCAATCGTCATCCTGTCCCGCAGAATGTGTTCTTTGTCCAAATGCATCATTCGCTATCTTTTTGGGATGGCAGTGGCTGATCTCCTGGTCGTGGTCATGGAAGTAATACTTAGGTGGATGGCTGCAATGTATTTCCGAGATTCATTCCTGCTCATTACACCTGTTTGTTGCCTCACGACCACGTTGAGTTTTGCAGCTACAGTTGTTTCTATCTGGCTCACTGTAGCTTTcacatttgatcgatttgtggccatttgctgTGAGAAGCTAAAAATAAAGTACTGCACTGAGAAAACAGCAACTGTGGTTATAACAACAGTGAGCACACTGAGCTGTTTGGAAACCCTTCCCTGGTACTTTACACAGGAAGCTCGATTTATGATTGGCAGTGTTCCCTGGGAATGTAGGTTGAAACTAAGTGTTGTTTTTTCCACGTCATGGACCGCATTTATGATGTTTCATTTCGTATTAACTCCCATTCTCCCATTCTTTCTTGTTTTTCTCCTCaatattctgactgtcagacGCATTGTCGTGACAAGCAGAGTCCGACATGGGTTCCAGGGCTGCAGTATTGGAGAAAATCACAAAGATCGAGAGATGGAGAAGCGAAGGAGATCCATTGTTCTACTCTTCAGTATATCTGGCACATTCATTATTTTATTGGTGGCTCGTCTTGTTTATAATATTTATTTGCGAATTGCAAATATTGCATTTTATACCTCCCGCTCAGATCCCCGATATATAACAGAACGGGCAACAGTCATGTTACAACTTCTCAGTACCTGCACCAACACTTTCATTTACACTGTGACTCAGCAAGAATTCAGAAATGAGCTCAAAAATGGTATAAAATACCCATTCAACCATATTGTAAAATTAATAAAACTTTGA